The genomic interval CCACGCGCCCCCTCGGGCCCCTCGAACTTCGTCGGGTCGTCGTCGTCGGTGCGCTCGTACTTCCCGGTGAGGAACCCGCCCGCGAGCGGGGAGTAGGGACAGACCGCCATCCCCTGATCCGCACAGACGTCGAGGTAGTCTTTGACGTCGTCGCGGTAGCCGGCGTGGAAGAGCGGCTGGGTCACCTCGAACCGTTCGAGCCCCTCGACGTCCGCCTTCCACAGCGCCTTGGTCAGCTGCCAGGCGGCCATCGTCGACGCCCCGAGGTAGTGGACTTTCCCCTCGCGGACGAGGTCGTTCAAGGTCCTGAGCGTCTCGACGATGTCGCTCTCCTCGTCCCAGCGGTGGATGTAGTAGAGGTCCAGATAGTCGGTGTCCAGCCGGTCGAGGGTCCCCTCTATCTGGGCGCGGATGTGCTTGCGACCCAGACCCGAATCGTTCGGCCCGGGCTCGCCCCAGCCGTCGAACGGGAAGTACACCTTCGAGGCGAGAACGACGTCCTCGCGGTCGCGGTCGTCGAGCCACTCGCCGATGTAGCGCTCGCTCTTGCCGTTCGGGTGCCCGTAGACGTTCGCCGTGTCGAAGAAGTTGATGCCCCGGTCCCAGGCCGCGTCCAGCAGTTCGTGGGCCTGCTCGCGGTCCGTCTCGACGACGCCGCCGGTCTCCCGGCCGAAGCGCCAGGTCCCGTAACAGAGCTGCGACACCGTCGTCCCGGTCGAACCGAGTCGTGTGTACTCCATAGCGACGCTCAGACGGCCGACGGCTAAAAGGACTGGTGGAGCCGGCAATCCCAACACCTGTTGTAAGATACTCGCGGGTGGCCTCGCCAGCGCGCCGTCGCTGGCGAACGGGGACGGGCAGGCCGTCGTGATGAGGGCAGGTCGCTGTGAGCATCCGGCGGCGCAACCGCCGGTTCGAACGCGGCGCGCGGACTGCCGCGGGCCGAAGGCCCGCGAAAGGAACACGCCGCGATTTTTCCCCGAGCGAGCATCGCTTTGCGACGCTCGCGACGGTGCAAAAAGCGGTTTAGATGAAGCGGAACGTCTCCAGGTTCTGCGGCGTGAACGTCCGCAGATTGTAGTCGTGGTACAGCGACGAGGAGAGGTCCTGCGTGGCCGACTGGTCGCCGTCGACACAGAGGACCTTCTCCGGGCGGGGGTGCATCGTCTTCACGAAGTTCTCCAGCCCCTGCCGGTCGGCGTGGCCGGAGAAGCCGTCGATCGTCTCGACGTGCAGTTCCAGCGGGACGCTCTCGCCGTCGAGCGACACCGAATCGCGGCCGCTCTGGATGCGGTTGCCGAGCGTTCCCCGGGCCTGGTAGTCGACGAAGGTGAGCGTGTTGTCGGGGTCCGGTGCGAGCGCTTCGAGCCACGTCCGGACCGGGCCGGGCGTACACATGCCGGGCGTCGAGAGGACGACGCTGGCCTCGTCGCGTTCGGCCAGCTCCCGGCGCTCCTCGTCGTCGCTGACCGGGGTGAACTGGTCGGCGAGGAACGGGTTCTCGTCGTCGTCGTGGAGCCGGTCCGCGACGCCGTCACGGAGGAACTCGGGGTAGCTCGTGTGGACGGCCGTGGCCTCCCAGATGATGTCGTCGATGTAGACGGGCATCTCGGGCACGTCGTCAGACCGCATGAGCTCCTCGATGACGACCAGCAGCTCCTGTGGTCGGCCGACGGCGTCGGTCGGAACGAGCACCGTCCCGTCGCGCTCGGCGGCGTCCTGTAGCCGCTCTTTGAACTTGCGCTCGGAGTCGCCCTGGTCGGTCTGGTAGTCGTTGCGGCCGCCGTACGTCGATTCGAGCACGAGCGTCTCGACTCGCGGGAACTCGTTGACCGCGCCGTCCAGCAGCCGCGTGTTGTCGTAGTGGATGTCCCCGGAGAAGGCGACGTTGTAGAGCCCGTCGCCGATGTGAAAGTGGACGACGGAGCTGCCGAGCACGTGGCCGGCGTTGTGCAGCGTGAGCTTCACGTCCGGCGCGATGTCGGTCACGTCGCCGTACTCCAGCGGGATGCAGTGTTTGACCGCCTCGCGGACCATCTCGGTGTCGTAGGGACGCTGCCGTCCCGTCCGGGCCGCCGAGTCGACGTAGTCCAGCGTCAGCAGCCCCAGCAGGTCACGCGTCGGCTCCGTGCAGTACACCGGGCCGTCGTAGCCGTTCTCGTAGAGCAGCGGCACCAGCGCGGCGTGGTCCAGATGGGCGTGTGTCAGGACCACGGCGTCGAGCGAGGTCGCGCCCGACCCGATGGCCTCGGGCACGTCGAGATACGGCTGTTCGCTGCGTTCGCCGGGCTTGTCGCCGCAGTCGACGAGGATGCGCGTGTCGGCCGTCGAGATGATGTAGGCCGCCCGCCCGACCTCCTTGCATCCGCCCAGCGTGGTGACGCGGACCCACTCGTCGCTCGACATCGGGTCGCGGTGAATCTGGCGGCCGACGCGTTCGAGGATGTCGCGGCGGTCGTCGCGTTCCTGTGTGAGGAAGGTCCGGACGTTCGCCACCGTCGGCGAGTCGATAGCCGGCGTCCGGACCACCTCGGGCGTCCAGCCGACGGCTCTGGTTATCTCCCGCAGCGTCTCCCCGCGGCGGCCGATGACTCGGCCGGGCTTTCTCGCGTGGATGACGACCTCGCCCGTGTCGGCGAGGAACTGAATGTCGCTGACGGCGGCGTCCTCGGGGATGATATCACGTATCTCCTCTCTGGCCGACTCGGGGCGCGTGAGAACGTCGGGGTCCGGCCGAACGGTGATACGCTTGCGGAGCTTCGAGGCCAGCCGCCGGACGAGGTCGTCGTCGGTGGCGAACTCCTTGGGGTCGCGGGTGTAGATGACCAGTTCCGGCCCCTCGTAGGTCACGTCGGTGACCGAGATGCGGTTGGGAACCTCTTCGTCTATCGTTGCTCGGACATCTTCGAGTTGCTTGTCTACCGTGCTCATAGTGTAGAACCGGCGGGAGCCTGTTGTGGCCGACGCCGTGGCGGGTCCGGTGTCCTTGGGGAGTCCGTCGGCCAGTGTGACCTCGCCGACAAGGCGCCCCGGAAAACCGATTGTGCCAGTAGGTTCCACTGTCGAATTATTAAAGACTTCGCACTTCGCGCCGGTGCTGCCCGCTGTGGCCGTGACCGCTGCTGAGAGCGGGGACTTGTGGCCGTTTCCGGGCTACCGGCTCCGGTGGGCAGCCGCCGGACGGGCGTCACACCAAAGTTCACAGCCCGCGAGCCCACGGTATGCGCGTTACACCTGCGGTCGTCGCCGAGGAGTACGAGTGGGTCCGGGGCCGAGCCGACGTGGTGGTCCCGCTGGTCAACGAGACCCGGGCTCATCTCGGCGAGCAGTTCGGCACCGACGTCGACAGTATCGACGAGGCGGCCTACTACGACGCCGTCGAGACGGTGTTTGCCGACGGCGACCGGCCGGTCAACGTCGCGGCGCTCGTGGCCCTCCTGCGGGCGCTCGACGTCGAGGGCGACTACCCGGGCTTCGTCGTCGACGAACTGCTCGGCCGTGAACTGGCCGCGATGCTCGCCGGCGACCAGCCGTTGCGGCTGCTCGCCGAGGCGACGTTCCACGTCGCGGACGTACGCACCCACGGCGAGCCGAACGACACCGCGGGCGCGGACGACCTCGACGCGGCGCTTGCGGCCGGCATCCAGACCAGACTCCCGGGGTGGCCCTGGACCGAGGGACCGAGTCCGTTCTCGGTCTAGAACTCGACGGTCGGCGTCGCGAGGAACGCGGTCTCGTACCCCTCGTGGCGGGAGACCTGCGGCGGCGCGACAGTCTCGACGGTGACGGTCGGGTCGCCGGTCGCGGGGACGACGGCCCCGTAGTGATAGCCGATGTCGGGGTGGATGGCCGCGGTCAGCGCGTCGTCGAAGGCCGTCTCACCGCCCACGTCGACGGTGCCGTCGAGGGACATCATCGGGAGCGGTACTCGGTTGTACGGCGTGTGGACCGAGACGGCGAGATACGACTCGCCCGACCCGAGGAAATCGGCGTCGGAGAGCCACGTCGCCGCGTACACCTCGTCGCTGCCCTTCGCGGTGCCCAGCAGTTCGCCGGGCAACGCGTCGGTCGCCGGGAGCTGCGAGGTCGGTATCATCTCCATGCTCATGAGGTCGAGCGCGGCCTGGTCGCCCTGTTTGTCCGGAAACTCGGTGTAGGAGATGCTATCGCGGGCCGCTCGCGAGAACTCCCAGTTGGTGCTCATCTTCCCGCTGGTACCGAAGTTCCCGTCGAACGCACCGAGGCGGCGCTCGGTCATCCCGCTGATACTGACGGTGAGCTCGTAGACGCCCTCGCCGTCGAGCTGGTAGTTGTCGCCGTAGTGAAAGCCCATGTTCTGAGAGACCATGGGCCAGGGCTGTTTGTCGGCGACCGTCTCGCCGTCGGACGCGATTTCGATGTTGACGCCCGACTGGATCGGCAGGACCGTGTTGGTCTCCGGGTCCCACACCGACGCCATGAGGTGGACGCTGTCGGCGTCCCGGATGCTGACCTGCTCGGCGGTAGTCCCGGTCACCGTCCAGAACCGGTGTGGGTACGAGTAGGTCAGGCCGACCATGTAGTCGCCGGCTTGCTTCGTTCCGATCATCTCCATGCCCTCGCGGTGGGTGGGGTAGTAGGTCGCGTCGGGTCGGTTCTCGACCAGCGGCGGCGACCGGGTCGAC from Halomicroarcula saliterrae carries:
- a CDS encoding aldo/keto reductase — encoded protein: MEYTRLGSTGTTVSQLCYGTWRFGRETGGVVETDREQAHELLDAAWDRGINFFDTANVYGHPNGKSERYIGEWLDDRDREDVVLASKVYFPFDGWGEPGPNDSGLGRKHIRAQIEGTLDRLDTDYLDLYYIHRWDEESDIVETLRTLNDLVREGKVHYLGASTMAAWQLTKALWKADVEGLERFEVTQPLFHAGYRDDVKDYLDVCADQGMAVCPYSPLAGGFLTGKYERTDDDDPTKFEGPEGARGSLSDRFEDFYLSERGWHVLDELRAVADDLGATTPQVALRWLIEQPDITCVPIVGARTVDQLDENVGAADISLSDDQFNRIVSARYADDGERWGHRR
- a CDS encoding beta-CASP ribonuclease aCPSF1 codes for the protein MSTVDKQLEDVRATIDEEVPNRISVTDVTYEGPELVIYTRDPKEFATDDDLVRRLASKLRKRITVRPDPDVLTRPESAREEIRDIIPEDAAVSDIQFLADTGEVVIHARKPGRVIGRRGETLREITRAVGWTPEVVRTPAIDSPTVANVRTFLTQERDDRRDILERVGRQIHRDPMSSDEWVRVTTLGGCKEVGRAAYIISTADTRILVDCGDKPGERSEQPYLDVPEAIGSGATSLDAVVLTHAHLDHAALVPLLYENGYDGPVYCTEPTRDLLGLLTLDYVDSAARTGRQRPYDTEMVREAVKHCIPLEYGDVTDIAPDVKLTLHNAGHVLGSSVVHFHIGDGLYNVAFSGDIHYDNTRLLDGAVNEFPRVETLVLESTYGGRNDYQTDQGDSERKFKERLQDAAERDGTVLVPTDAVGRPQELLVVIEELMRSDDVPEMPVYIDDIIWEATAVHTSYPEFLRDGVADRLHDDDENPFLADQFTPVSDDEERRELAERDEASVVLSTPGMCTPGPVRTWLEALAPDPDNTLTFVDYQARGTLGNRIQSGRDSVSLDGESVPLELHVETIDGFSGHADRQGLENFVKTMHPRPEKVLCVDGDQSATQDLSSSLYHDYNLRTFTPQNLETFRFI
- a CDS encoding iron transporter gives rise to the protein MDRRRFLAGAGLAGASIVAGCGSLQEQSTRSPPLVENRPDATYYPTHREGMEMIGTKQAGDYMVGLTYSYPHRFWTVTGTTAEQVSIRDADSVHLMASVWDPETNTVLPIQSGVNIEIASDGETVADKQPWPMVSQNMGFHYGDNYQLDGEGVYELTVSISGMTERRLGAFDGNFGTSGKMSTNWEFSRAARDSISYTEFPDKQGDQAALDLMSMEMIPTSQLPATDALPGELLGTAKGSDEVYAATWLSDADFLGSGESYLAVSVHTPYNRVPLPMMSLDGTVDVGGETAFDDALTAAIHPDIGYHYGAVVPATGDPTVTVETVAPPQVSRHEGYETAFLATPTVEF